The genomic DNA ATTTGCAAAAGTAGAAAACCATATAAAATCAAGAAGTTTTTACACGTAGCTAACCTCTTCTTGAAACCTCTGTAGCATGAGCCGCTTCTGCTCAATATCAGTGGCATAAGGATCCAACTGACCCTGTCCCAAAATGGGAGATGCCCATGTCTGCCCTTTCTCCCTCTTCTGCAACGTAATGTGCATTATATCATCCTCTGccaaatcaaacataaaaaacttCAGATTAACAACTTACATACACACGCTGGTAATAACCCAAAACATACTGTAAAATTGCATAGAAACTACATTAACACTCTTAGATCGCTGCAACCTGAAACTACATACATACAAACCCTTGCGTACTCAAGATCCAAACACAGTAGCTATACATCAGTCCATCATCCAACCTATATATACTCTCAAATACACATAGTTCATCTAAATAGAGTACCTAAAGTCCAGAACGAGCAATCAGTCTTCACGGGGGCACTAAGATCGTGCTGCAAAATTGTCAAAATGTTAGAAAATCTCACTCGAATCTTCTCCAATTAGGATCCAAAAATGTTGAAagatatagtaaaaagaaactGACATTGAGATAAGGAGGGTTGCCTTTGATGCCAACTTCGATATGTTTGGATTGGATTTTGCAATGGAAAGCCTTTGGATGAACATTTGGTGGCAAAGTTATGTACATGTTCACTTCTTCTAAGGTTTGATCCCACTCAAACACCTTTTgccctatatatataacaacaagaACATCGAGAATCGAATCACACATCAATTCGATCAAATCTCGTGTATGGGGAATTAGAtaaaagagggagagagaggaggTAAAAGTGAGTAAACCGTTGTGAATGAAATCGTGTCGCTTCTCCGGTGCAAGCTTCTCCGCCATATCTAGGATGTAGGGTTTTCTTCTCCGGTTTCCGGCGAAATCGATCACCGTTGGGCGatttaagaaagttttttttattggtagTGGTCGTGAAGTCAGAAACATAACAAAGAGGTAATTATGATTTAATCCTTCTTATTCGTGTAATTTCGTAAAGGTGgttatgttttagttatttatgattttagaCCCCTTTCTCTCAATCACACTCTGTTTGTAACATGGAAGTTGAAACTCCATGCCGTTTTCCTAAGCTACATTgaattgtttaataaaaaagaaagaaaatatgagAAGTGGGTCTATTGACTCTATTCAATGCATATAGATTATAGAGTAAGGGAGCAAGACAAGGATTGAAAGAAGAGTAATGTGTAGGTCGACCACAAAACATGGTCCATTTTTAAGCTATGGACAGAGCCAAGTGTATGATTTTTTAGCTTTTCAATGTCTTTGGGGCAAGAGATACACTGTACCCATTTCCCCTCCTTTCAGTTTCTCCAACGCAGACCAGCAACTTACTTGTCATCTTCAATTCAAAtttttctcatatataaaaacagTTCCACAACCAAGATTGACGCATACGTGATTAAGGGCTTTGACTTTAAAAAACATActccaataacaaaataatttaactattatcaatcaaaaagttttattgtattgtaATTTTCATTTCGTCGTTTCGAAAACTGAATTTTATTATTCCATTTTTCTACAATATTTGGCCAACTTGTTTCATTCGAAGTATCATGTTAATTTGGCCACTGCATAATGTCAGTTAGATCGCACATTAGTTAGATTCTGGTAATGAGTTAGCTAGTGTATCACTCACGTGTGTAAGTGTGTAACTATAAGTTGTTGGTAATATTCGGTTTTGACCGGTAAGACTGTTAAAGAAACACTAGAGACCCACTTGAAGATAAGTAACATAATTAAAAAGCCGGCCCGCAACGTAACGACCACGGCCAGATTCTGCCTCTCGCAACCTTGACCGTCCGATTGAGAAGTGGGCAACATGCTGAACACGACGATtcattttaaaactataagaactGCATGTGGCTTCCGTAACACATTCCATAGCCACAAATTTAAATTGGTAAACAAGACACGACCCGCTTAACCCAATAGATGATAATCCTTAGAATGATACCAACTTGGTTATTGGTATAGGTTCGTACCATATGTATATATCAATGACTGCTCTTGCAGCACTATTGACCAACCCACATGCATAACCAACCTAGTCAGATCACATATATAGTTGACAATAGTGTCATAATTAAAGGCTATACAATTtggctaaacaaacaaaaccaaatgaaCTTAAAAACCGACTATTAGGTCGACACTAGACTAGACTATAGACATCATAGTCAAAATCGGTAAGCAATTGTGACAAACAAGTTATAACTCCGAAAAAACAATTTAGAGATTAAGAGAAATTTTCAAATGTCACAAGTCCCAACCTCAATTATTTCTCTCATTTTAAAACTGTTGCAACTCGCCATGAAGCAGAAAAATAACTAGTAAGCGTGTGGGTCAACCAAACAATTTTGCATGgataaatttggtttaattctATATATGGTATTGTCAGTATTTTgatgtcttaaaaaaaaaagttgataccATGGTAATATTGACATTGACGTCTACGGTGGAGCATGTCAAAATTTTCGAAGGATAAACTTAGATTTTTCCACCATACATTATATGGTTTGAATCTTAAATACAATCTTCTTCTATACACACAAATATTGCAAACAATATAACTTATGCCATCCACAAAAATAATGTGTGGATTATTAACTCCATTTTTTCGtacttttttcaaaagaaaaaggattgtaaCATGAAACTCTAAAACACTGTTGACTTTAATCTATTTGTATTATAAAATTGTGCTTTGTTATGCTGAATCGTAGCTGTTTCCAAAGCAAGTTGCTTTGGATATTCTAACATAGCCTTTAAAAACAGGTAAGCATCGAGTCTTTAAACTCTCCTAAAACCCGTTGAATCAGTCccacaacatttgttttttctttctctttactaCATGTTTATATAAAGCTTCCATCAATGAGTTCTCTAATAGTCACAACAACAATGGGGTCTGAAGATGGAATCTTGATGAGAAGAAACGAAGTAGACGAGAACGTCGCGTTGATCTTTGGCGTCACCGGACTCGTTGGTCGAGAGATTGTAAAGAGGCTATTAACGTCTAAACAAAGATGGAGAATCTACGGCGTAGCGCGAAACCCGGAGATCAGTTCATTGACGAAGATGTACAATTTCATCTCATGTGATCTGCTTAACGCATCTGAGACTAAGCAGAGTTTGTCTCCATTACAAGACATCGTGAGTCACGTGTTCTGGGTCACGTGGTCTGGTGAGTATCCATTGGATAGCGACAAGTGCTGCCTTCAGAACAAGATGATGCTTACAAACGCTTTGGACGCTATTCTACCAAACGCTACGAGGTTAAAGCACTTCTCGCTCCAAACGGGGATGAAGCATTACGTGTCACTTGTCGGAGAAGGTTCGAGTTTGTGTTATTACAGCGAGAAGTGTCCGAGGAAGAGTTCTGGGAGAAACTTCTATTATgttttggaggatttgctgaagGAGAAGATCACTGGTAATTCGGTTGTTTGGTCGGTTCATAGACCCGGTTTGCTAATGGGAAGCTCTACAAGGACTCTGTACAATTTCATGGGAAGTCTTTGTGTTTATGGTGCCATGTGTAAGTATTTGAATCTTCCTTTTGTGTTTGGAGGGACAAGAGAATGTTGGGAGGAGAGTTACATTGATGGGTCTGACTCGAACTTAGTCGCGGAACAGCATATCTTCGCTGCAACAAGTGGGAGAGTGAGAGCGAAAGGTGAAGCCTTTAACGCTATTAATGGGGTAGGTTTCACTTGGAAGGAGATTTGGCCTGAAATCGGGAAGAAACTTGGAGTGCAAGTTAATGAAACGACAATGTTCGATGAAGGTTTCTCGTTTGATAAAGAGATGGGTAAGAGAAAGCATGTGTGGGGTGAGATTGTGGCTAAGGAGAAGCTTGTTCGGACAGAGATCGATGATTTGGCGAATTGGGTTTTCATGGATTTGCTGTTTAGGTTTCCTTCTAAGCTTCttgggaagagagagaaggtggACAAGTTTGGGTTTAAGAGGAGATATAGAACCCTAGATTCAATTTTGTATTGGATTGATGTGATGAGAGATGAAAAACTCATTCCTTTGTAACACATGTGCTATTGTTGTGATTGCTAGGTTTGATCAGCAATGTAAATCACAGTATGTATTTGTACACTAGTGCTCCCTCCCcttagtttttctttgtttgagcAAACATGTATATCACTAATAAAACGAGTATTTGAGTAATGTGTTTTACACAAACCTTAGTTAATATCAAAAGTGTAGATAACCAAAGTTACATTCAGATTTCGAAGACGCGTCCAAGAAACTGTGATGCATTGACAAATATAATAGGATGAAGTAGTGGCAGACCATACTTGAAACAACAAGATGATTTGCTGGAATCAGTTTGTTTATTAGTTAGTTGTTTTTGATACAGATGAGTTTTAGCTGTCAAGATGACGTAAGAGTAAAGACTTTTCATCCCCTGTTTCCACTCAGTGAGATCAAGAATCACTCCAACAacttaaagaaaacaaaagagaacctTCTTACTGCAATTCATACTTTAGATACACcaaaaagaagttgaagagagCCAGACAAAAGCCGATCATGCcttttaaaaaaggaaagcaaAATCGCCTGCCAAAGGCAAAACAGGGCATGCTACTAAAACAGAATATGTACAAGAGAACCtaccaaaataaaacagagtacAAGTTAGTTATACATAAAGTACTTGTTTCTTCATCTTAAGTTTTTGTCTTCCGTGTAGACTTGGTTGTTTTTGCTTGAGACTTGTTAACTTTAATGTTTTTGCCTTTAGAGCTAAACATGTCATCatcgtcgtcttcatcatcgCTCCCACGCTTTTGCTTCTTTCCTTTCTTCTGGCTGTCACTAGAACATATAATAatcttcttatccttcttctcctcaaccATCTCTGTTTCCTCCTGTGGCCGCCAAATGAACAAGGACCTGAAGATACCGGAGTTTGAAACCAAATCCACACCAATGAGATTAGTCATCTAAACAGTTTTCACTAATTAGTTACTCTCATAACTAAATGGGTAATGAACTCACGAACCTTGAACTTCCTGAGGCTAAAACATCATCGCGTGGATGCAACTTGTTGACTGGAGTGATAGTTGTGATGTTTGGATCCATAACCTCTGCAACCAATTGTCCATTGCTTGCATCAATGAAATCTATTGGGTGAAGAGCTGTTCCGTTGAAGTTTTCACTTATGTAACGGCCTATCACAATGAGCGACTCCGAGGTATCCTGAGGATGAACATATAACAAATGCTGTATAAAATGGGAATTGATGTtaaaagaaacaagagagagGTGAAAGTATCAAACCTTAGGATCCCATTCAGCTTTGAATGGCGTCAAATGCCGATTGAAATCATGGCTATGAACAATCTCTCGGCTTGGCAAATCCAAGTCCCCAAAGATCGAGTCCCATATTCGTATACGGTTGTCCTGACAGGTCGTGAGGATTTTGGTGCCTGATGATGGAGAGAAATAAGCAGAGTTGACCACTCGTTTGTGTGCAAGATCATTCAGAGAAGCTTTAGGTTGTAGTTTACGCATATCCCATATTCGTGCCTGAAACCATAACCAAGCAAATGTATTGAACAAGTTCTGACAGAAATCAGATAATCATACTCTTTGTTCTATTTAATAGACTTACAAAATGATCGTTCCCACAACTGAGAAGAAGCTCAGGCTGTACAGGGTTGCAGTCGAGGCCAACAACTTTGCTTCCTTGCTTGTGTATCAAAATTGGCTCACCCGTACTGTTATTGGTACGATGGTCGATCCTTTATCACAAGAAGATAAGTCTGACATTCAtttaaacaataacaaagagGCTAGTCTACAAACAGTTTAAGGGGATGAATCACTTACATGTGAAGAAATCCAAAATTATCAGCAGCTAGCACCAAACCTTTCTCTGAGTTAATATCCATAGCGTACAGCATTTTCCAACTCTTTTGGCCCTATAAACCGATGATATGTCATATCAGCATAATGGCtcatacaagaaaaaaaaatcagagaaacgAGGTGATGATGGTGTGACCTGCCATCCATCGGGGTTGAGATTCAGCAACGTTGATGAAATTCCAGTTTCCAGGTCAGTATAACCAATTGTTCCATCGGAGGATGCAGAATAAACCATGTCATCATTTGTGGGACTAAACCTGCAATACCAACAAAAGATACGAGATATAGACAACTAAATGGAGATGTAAAATCACAACAGATACAATGAGATCCTTACCGCATATTATTAACTTGTACGAAGTGTATGTTTCCATACACATTCTTCTCATACACTTTAGTAAAATCCCAGACTCCAATTTGCCCTTTCTATTAGAGAGTGAACCATACAACCAACAGAAACGAAAATAACAATGAGAAGATAGATGCAGAAAAATTTGTAACATATGACTGTTGTTCAATTCTAAAAACCTTATCTCCAGAGAGAAGAATGTTGTGCTTTGTGGGATGGAACTCCAAACATGTAACACGTCTGCTGTGGTATCGGATAACTGCACAATGAACTTGATCCGGTATCACATATTTCGGTTTAATCTGTATAGCACAAATAGTTCCATATACTCCAGTCAACAAAAATCTCATTACGCATCAAAATACAGTAAGAACGGCGTGCAAAGAGACTTACAGGGGGAATCCTCGGTTGGAGTTGGCGCTTGAACACAAAGTCAATAGGGTTCTTTGTATTTCTATGTGAAGTTGGGAGTATTCCGTGGTCAGTAACCACTCTATGAGGACATGACATTGTAGTGTGGCCTTCAATTGATGAAGTGaaataaagcaaaaacatttgcGTAAGTTAACATTTTGTCCATCCGCCATCATATAAAGCTCACATATAAGTAAGAACCGAAAATAAAATGTGGATTTTGTTACCAGGCATTTTGCATAAGAAGCAAGGTTTCATAGGACAATCGACATAGGTTGCTCCTTTAAATCCAGCTTCATGCCCAGGCTGCTTACAAACCTAAATAAATCCACCATGGAATGGAACAAACAACAGATATAAAACAATCAAAGCCAAACACTAAAAATCCTCTGTCTCTGCATCAAAGTTAAGAACTTTAAGTAACAATGTAACTAAAAATCCTCTGTCTCTACTTCAACGTGTTTGAAATCAAAAGCAAATATTTAAAGTCATTATCTTTGATTCCATAAAGCCTAAACAGAATTAGAAACATCAcactttaaaatcataaaactcaaaaaacgAAAGCAGTTGAAACGACGCATAagaaagttagggtttttttcgAAGAGAGTTTACTTTGCAAACTTTTTTGATAAGCTTAACGGTAATGGGTGCTTTCCCTTTGGCTTTATTCTTCTCCAATTCAATTTTCCCTCCATTTTTAAccgcttcatcttcttcttcttcctcctcctccgactCCGACAAAGGGtacttatcttcttcttcttcttcttcttcctcttctgacGAACTTAACTCGGAATCTGTATCTCTAGCGATGATGATTTCTGGGTCTGTTTTCCTTCTGTTCCTTGTTATAcccatttttggtttttttttttaaaaaaatcacgACAAAAAGGAATGAGAGAAACACGAATCaaactgttttgtttctttttgggttcAATGACGAGTGACGACGACGCAGCGTGGGTGAAAAAACTAAAGCCGGTTAGGTCGGTGACCGAACGGTTCAATTGAATTTTTACGCTGACAAAACACTTTTAACGCTCACATCAATTTCTCATTATACCCCTCGAGATCTATACATTTATTACTTTGTGTCTTATCCATCCTGATAACCTAAGGTTAGTTCTGGTATTTAATTAAAGGTGTGGTGGCGGGAGAAGTTAATACGTGGCGAGTTACTGCCCGGATAGCAAAACTCACGTGGCTCTCACGTGTTATTACGCTATTGGGTCTTTTTATTCATATCACCCACTAATAATGGACTCCGGccacaattttcattttttaaatccgattttgtaattttttttggatataatttggttttggatttgctGAGAATGTTGTGATCGATATAAATCAGAgctttattacaaatttacatttatatgGTAGGAGCTTTTCAATGCATGATAAAATCGAAAACGTTAGAGAGACGTGGACGAATAGTAACTCGTataaaccacacaaaaagagaaataacaaaaaacacagAAGCTTGGAATATCCCTATCTCTTTAACgatcaacttttgttttgtggCGCTCAATTTCGAAAacaacatacatacatacatgatcATCTTTAGAAAACACACCGACCAAACAATACACGACGTCGTTTTCAAAACGGTCTTACCAGAACCATCTATGGAGTTAGCTAGCTAGCTAAGAAACTTCCAACTAATCTTCTCCGCTTTTAATACATTAATGCTTCTTCACTTCTCCTATCAAACTCTTACCACAAAGCCTCGAGTGAATCAATTTCTCTCTTTAAGATGTTATCTCTACGAGTCCCTACTCCTACATCCTTCCGGCGATTGCATGCCGGGAGATCGCGGTTGAGTAGAGACTGCTTAATCTCTTACTCGCCGAGTTTCGTAAACAGAGGAGTCAGACTAAGAGTCAGATCTACCAAATCGGAGGTTGTGTTTACGccgacggaggaggaggaagaagaagtaactCTTCCGGAAGAGCTTCAGCCGGAGCTGATGCCGAAACACGTGGCCATTATAATGGATGGGAACGGTAGATGGGCTAAGAATCAAGGTCTTCAACCTTGGGATGGTCACAGAGCTGGCGTTGAAGCTTTGAAAGAGATCGTTGAGCTTAGTGGTAGATGGGGGCTTCAAGTTCTTACAGTGTTCGCTTTCTCTACTGATAATTGGATTAGACCAAGGGTGAGTTTACTTTAGAACCTAATTCTTGAATTTTGCATATTACACAGCTTTCGATCTTGATGCGATTTGAagttatgttttctctttgcaGATTGAGATTGATTTCTTGTTTAGTTTATTCGAGAGATCTCTCAAATCAGAGTTTCAAACCTTAGCcaagtaagttttatttttggttagtCTTAATCAAGAATTGTTGTTGATTGATTACTTATGTCTCAAGAACTTAATATTTTCCGAGTGTTTTAGGAACAATGTTCGGATATCGATCATTGGAGATTCATCGAAACTTCCGAAAACTCTGTTAAGACTGATCAACGAAGTTGAGGAAGCTACTAAGAACAACACGAGGTTTCAGCTAATCGTAGCGGTTGGTTACAGCGGGAAATACGATGTTTTACAAGCGTGTAGAGGTATTGCGCAGAGAGTTAAAGATGGTGAGATTGATGTTGATGAGATAGATGAGGGACTTATCGAGCAAGAACTTGAGACGAATTGTACTGAGTTTCCTTATCCGGATCTACTGATAAGAACGAGCGGTGAGTTAAGAGTGAGTAACTTCTTGTTGTGGCAATTGGCTTATACAGAGCTCTTCTTTGCTCAAGAGCTATGGCCTGATTTTGGGAGGAGCGGTTATATCGAAGCTTTGATGTCGTTTCAGCAGAGACAACGACGCTTTGGTGGTCGGaaatcttgagttttttttcttgcaatAAACTAATTGGTGTAATGGAAactgtataaatatgtaataatgGATTTGTTGTTTATGCCTCAAGAACACTGCTTTCAATAAGCCTTTTGGGATATTATAGTTACTTGTATTGCAAGATTCAGTTTTAGTTATGTGTAGGCGAAGCaagaaatgaaacaagaaaCTGCATGGCTGATTTTATTCGCAATTTTTCGATTTATCTACACAAAGTTATGAAAGTACAATGATCTCTAAAAGTATTTTTGTTGAAATCTTACATGAACATAGTGGACCAAATGTGGATCAAACTCGACAGCCAAATCGTCTTTCTCTGCGTTGATATGAAACCAAGGCCTCTACAAGCTTACCCTTATCAAAATCAGGCCAATGGACCGGTGAGAAGAAGAGCTCAGTGTAAGCGAGCTGCCACAGGAAGAAGTTACTAATCCTCTGTTCTCCACTAGTCCTAATCAGTAGATCAGGACTTGAGAACTCAGTACAATTTGTCAGAAGCTCTCTCTCGATCATTGCCTCGTCTACATCTTCCTCTCGGATCAATCCAGTTTCTGATTTATGAACAATACTCTTGCAAGCGCGTAAGATGTCTAATCTCCCGCTGTAATCTATTGCCAATATGAGATGTTTCTTTTTATAGCCTTTTGTAGCTTCCTCTATCTCGTGGATTGTTTGGCGTAGAGATTCAGGGATCTTTGTTAGATTCCCGATAATAGAAACTCGAGTTTCCTctctgaaaacaaaaagatcttGGTAATATAAGTGGGAAGATCACATGTTTAACAAAAAGAAGCTAAATGGAATTGTATTTATACCTTTGGAAATATTGGATTTTGGACTTGAGGTAGTGTTGTATCAAAGACATTAAGCACTTAACCTCAATCTTAAATAATACCAAGAAAAATTGTTAGAGTCATGTCAATAAGTGTATGAGAATGTAAACTATTTTGTCTAAAATGTCACACCTTGTGTCTGCCCCAATTCTCTGTTGAGAAAGCAAAAGCTGAGACTGTATGAATCCCCAATTTGAAGCAGAGCTCGGAGAACTCTATAAGCCGTTTAGCTCCGGCCTCATGGCCTTGCGACGTCAGCAATCCTTCCCGTTTGGCCCATCTCCGGTTTCCATCCATTATCACTGCCACGTGTCTCGGCATCAGCTCTCTTTGTAGCTCCTCCTCTCCGACCACATAAGTTCCCTCGTCacttacacaaacaaaaaagaccaTAGCTATGTTATGACGATTTAGCATTGTCATCATCTTTTAACAAAACAGAGCATATGGACATATGGCATTTGTGAAAGCTCTGTTTCTATTTACTAAAGCCTCTGCATGAAAATCTTAACTGCACGTTGTCTGCTTGGCAAATGTTGGAAACATTGCCTGAAATGAACTTAGTTTATTCtggctttctttttcttttactaaccAAACACATACAAGTTAGCACTGGTCACTCTGTTTTTCTTTGCCTCTTAGATGAAACAGAGGAacttaaccaataaataatctCTGGCTTTAGTACATAACTATCATTCAATGAAGTTTTTGGTGTCATTTGTGCAGTGAATCTTATCCAGCCtcatataatgaaaaataaataatcaaagaGAATCTTGATATGATCCACCTAAACAGTCTTGCTGCTAAGAgtaattttataaaactctGTAGTTAACTATTTTGGTTACATTTATGAATATGTATAAGGCTATAGAGTTTATTATAACAAACTGACATAAAATTTCgtaaattcttttttaaaaaccttgtaaatatATTCTAAGAAGTAAGTTTGAATCATTCATCACATGTACAACTACTGTTTGGTTAGTTGAGAAGCCAGCAAAAAATGTGTATCAGTTCAACAAAAACAAGTACCGTTTGTAGTGGTCATCATCGTCTCTCGAAGCTGTGAATTTGATGACTCCGAGGAGTTTAAGCAAGGAAAGAGGCCGGAAGCTAAAATGGTTTGTGATGATGCAACAAGAGATGAGAAACACAAAGAGgagagataaaagagaagagagaagagacaacATTGTCGACGTATTTGCTCTGACTCATTGAGGGTTTCTCATCcgctatatattaatagagaaacacatAGCCAGAGATTTCATGAcactttttagcaaaatatccttacattttctaattaattacagtTCTATGcgattgtatttatttttaaaacagttaatagaataataattagatatgttatcatttctcacacaaatttaatagtaaagcaaaatttcactaaaatttacttacaaatatacaagtcaaaattatattaatttcttaaaattaatataaatattgataaattaatataagtaaaatattctaaaagggctattaaaacatatcaattaatataaagttaataaaaataaagaacatataacttattaacaaaatcatattaaaaatgatattttttatgttagtattattatcataataatttaaGTAACAAgttttcaatagttattataattgattagaaaaaaagaagtatattatcTCTGAATTATatccaactcattaaaagaaacttaattctcaataaataaagatttatatatattcataaataaatataaaaatgacaacaaattaggggatatcatgatgtgtgattatttatatatatctaagttaAACTAATGAATCTCAacatttaatgttattattcattaaaatggaaatattgataactgaataggaatatacgttctaattgtatattcatctatgtgctattaaaaaggaatgagacaacaacccttatcattataaataaatttagtaacaaaaaaaatcataatatatttaaaataagtgattatagattatgcaaaattgttatagttactcgatcaatcataaatataaatttgatttttaaaacacaaaaatatatatattgccgtaaattttaacattttataaatattttctttaccatgtTCACATATTTCATGGGTAAAATGTATTCTTAGacgaatacgttgattttggaattttattaatttttcataatgttttttggTAATGTAccgtcatttatagaaaatattaacaaaccgactaactcatatgatttaaatagcctaatcaaaaatattaaatcaataaattagattatctttagaaaatttagtttgtttctccgattgttactaacatataataaaattaaataattaaactacagagtaatttagtatatgttgttatggttacataagaaacatgcaaaattgttgtGATTACaagataaaacataagaagatatgaatttgatttttaaacgaCATAAGACATATTACAACAAAAAGTaacattttatgaatattttctctaccataaaacctcttacatattcaaagattttacgggtaaaatatatttttatacgaAAAACgcagttttaaataaataaataaataaatttagttacatattatgtttgatacaaacatatattgtttctagaataataattttacttataataatttactttaaatcgatttatcccgtAGTACGGGACTGCGGCTTGTTACCTAATTATAAAGATATTCAAAGACATTACCTTGATTGATCAAACCTTCTGTCTATTTACTACGTATCAGACAGGCCATACAACTTGTACGTGGAGAAACTTAATTGATTACCATTTTTCAGTGTCGACCACCAAAAGTAGATCTATATTATATCTTTGCATGTCACCAAACCGATGACGTAcgtttctatttatatttatttgttgataaAAGATTCCTGATACACACTATTAAGCCGTATTATTACCGGACCCTTCCAAGTATTAATTGATGTAATTGAAcaaatggattttgtttttcagttggTTAACTAActgataaataaatatcttgTTAAACTAAGTCGGTATGGccaaatgttgacaaaaaaatacatagtcGGTAACACTCCACTAAAGTTTTTTCTAGTGTTTTGTAGCTTAATTCGTTAGGTGTGATTAGATCGATAATGACACGTACATGTAAGTTGACAAATTTGCGTC from Camelina sativa cultivar DH55 chromosome 2, Cs, whole genome shotgun sequence includes the following:
- the LOC104735991 gene encoding nudC domain-containing protein 2 — protein: MAEKLAPEKRHDFIHNGQKVFEWDQTLEEVNMYITLPPNVHPKAFHCKIQSKHIEVGIKGNPPYLNHDLSAPVKTDCSFWTLEDDIMHITLQKREKGQTWASPILGQGQLDPYATDIEQKRLMLQRFQEENPGFDFSQAQFTGNCPDPSSFMGGIRSD
- the LOC104736002 gene encoding iridoid synthase-like isoform X1, with translation MSSLIVTTTMGSEDGILMRRNEVDENVALIFGVTGLVGREIVKRLLTSKQRWRIYGVARNPEISSLTKMYNFISCDLLNASETKQSLSPLQDIVSHVFWVTWSGEYPLDSDKCCLQNKMMLTNALDAILPNATRLKHFSLQTGMKHYVSLVGEGSSLCYYSEKCPRKSSGRNFYYVLEDLLKEKITGNSVVWSVHRPGLLMGSSTRTLYNFMGSLCVYGAMCKYLNLPFVFGGTRECWEESYIDGSDSNLVAEQHIFAATSGRVRAKGEAFNAINGVGFTWKEIWPEIGKKLGVQVNETTMFDEGFSFDKEMGKRKHVWGEIVAKEKLVRTEIDDLANWVFMDLLFRFPSKLLGKREKVDKFGFKRRYRTLDSILYWIDVMRDEKLIPL
- the LOC104736002 gene encoding iridoid synthase-like isoform X2, whose product is MGSEDGILMRRNEVDENVALIFGVTGLVGREIVKRLLTSKQRWRIYGVARNPEISSLTKMYNFISCDLLNASETKQSLSPLQDIVSHVFWVTWSGEYPLDSDKCCLQNKMMLTNALDAILPNATRLKHFSLQTGMKHYVSLVGEGSSLCYYSEKCPRKSSGRNFYYVLEDLLKEKITGNSVVWSVHRPGLLMGSSTRTLYNFMGSLCVYGAMCKYLNLPFVFGGTRECWEESYIDGSDSNLVAEQHIFAATSGRVRAKGEAFNAINGVGFTWKEIWPEIGKKLGVQVNETTMFDEGFSFDKEMGKRKHVWGEIVAKEKLVRTEIDDLANWVFMDLLFRFPSKLLGKREKVDKFGFKRRYRTLDSILYWIDVMRDEKLIPL
- the LOC104736002 gene encoding iridoid synthase-like isoform X3, giving the protein MRRNEVDENVALIFGVTGLVGREIVKRLLTSKQRWRIYGVARNPEISSLTKMYNFISCDLLNASETKQSLSPLQDIVSHVFWVTWSGEYPLDSDKCCLQNKMMLTNALDAILPNATRLKHFSLQTGMKHYVSLVGEGSSLCYYSEKCPRKSSGRNFYYVLEDLLKEKITGNSVVWSVHRPGLLMGSSTRTLYNFMGSLCVYGAMCKYLNLPFVFGGTRECWEESYIDGSDSNLVAEQHIFAATSGRVRAKGEAFNAINGVGFTWKEIWPEIGKKLGVQVNETTMFDEGFSFDKEMGKRKHVWGEIVAKEKLVRTEIDDLANWVFMDLLFRFPSKLLGKREKVDKFGFKRRYRTLDSILYWIDVMRDEKLIPL
- the LOC104736015 gene encoding protein DAMAGED DNA-BINDING 2 encodes the protein MGITRNRRKTDPEIIIARDTDSELSSSEEEEEEEEEDKYPLSESEEEEEEEDEAVKNGGKIELEKNKAKGKAPITVKLIKKVCKVCKQPGHEAGFKGATYVDCPMKPCFLCKMPGHTTMSCPHRVVTDHGILPTSHRNTKNPIDFVFKRQLQPRIPPIKPKYVIPDQVHCAVIRYHSRRVTCLEFHPTKHNILLSGDKKGQIGVWDFTKVYEKNVYGNIHFVQVNNMRFSPTNDDMVYSASSDGTIGYTDLETGISSTLLNLNPDGWQGQKSWKMLYAMDINSEKGLVLAADNFGFLHMIDHRTNNSTGEPILIHKQGSKVVGLDCNPVQPELLLSCGNDHFARIWDMRKLQPKASLNDLAHKRVVNSAYFSPSSGTKILTTCQDNRIRIWDSIFGDLDLPSREIVHSHDFNRHLTPFKAEWDPKDTSESLIVIGRYISENFNGTALHPIDFIDASNGQLVAEVMDPNITTITPVNKLHPRDDVLASGSSRSLFIWRPQEETEMVEEKKDKKIIICSSDSQKKGKKQKRGSDDEDDDDDMFSSKGKNIKVNKSQAKTTKSTRKTKT